Part of the Haliotis asinina isolate JCU_RB_2024 chromosome 8, JCU_Hal_asi_v2, whole genome shotgun sequence genome is shown below.
ACTGTAGGACATTATACGGTGGAAACGTTATAATGATTGTGTTACTTGTCTAGCTGAATATTTTCTGTGTCAAAAGATATATGGCGTTCATCCTGCATGAATTCCATAGATTTCTATTCACTTTACTCTCTAACTGCAGTCTCAATCCCAAATTATTCCTAATCACTGTAACTCTGCGTTACCCAACTTAAATTATGGTTCCAtcacattttctttcagttcaaTATTTCCAGTCCTTAACATGTTTGGTCTTTCTTCATAGGAGGGATATTGGTATCATCTGAATCGCCAGCATCACACTAAACGTTTATTTATACCTCTGTCTTGGCGCTCCAGCAACTTGTCCACGACCCCTTGGATCCAACTAGGGTagatgtaggtagcaaaagtattgTACGTCCCCATGGACCCATGTATGGTTATCTGCCAATttctatattgttttgtccaaaatACTTGTTTGCTTCTAAAGATATATATTAGGTAGTTATAACTCATTTTGAAGTTATTTAgtaattttactgtcctttgttgacagggttGCATATTTATGCGTATTTATCATGAATATAGTAAGTGAAgctagttttacgcagcactcagcaatattccagctagaaggcggcggcctgtaaaaaatcgagtctggaccagacaatccaatgatcaaccaaatgagcatcgacctgcgcaattgggacatgtgtcaaccaagtcagcaagcctgactgcccgatcccgttagtcgcttcttaccacaagcttttatggcaagcatgggctgctgaaggactactctaccccggactttcacgggtctattATGAATATAGAATTTGTTTTAGACACGATatggcactcactcactcactcactcactcactcactcactcactcactcactcaatcaaagAACCCATGTTGCCATATGAATATCATGTCCAATGAACCTGCAATACTGACTAACCAGTCTGCCTGCTGTATGGCTCAGTTGGCACGTTCCACCAGGTACAAACTGATCCACGAGTATTTCTGAGGAACTTAAAGAAACCTTGTTAAGGGTGTCTGAGCATGAGATATTTTGGGAAGATAAGCTGCGGACATGGTAAGCTTGATTCTAGTTAACTTCGGAAATCTAATGTATTTTACACCagcaaacagtgagtgagtgagttgagtattgcaccgcgctcagcaatattccagctatacggccgcggtctgtaaataatggagtctggaccagataatccagtgatcaatgacatgtgaaccgatgacatgtgtcaaccaagtcagcgagcctgaccacctgatcccgttagtcgccttttacgacgagcagagtcgccttttatggcaagcatgggttgctgaaggcctgttctactccggaccttcacgggtcacaccaGCGAACAGATAACCCAAAGATATATACGCTGACTGAAGATAAAGTGATTAGTAATTCAAGCTAGAAAAGAACTTTGTAGAGACATAACGGAACATTACGACTTTATGGGTGACACCTTTTTTATTATGTAGAAGGAAGTTTCTATGTTGATTCTGTTACCAAGCGAAACGTGACAAGAAGCAGGCGATGAGAAgccaatatacatgtacagtgtaTGCTTTGACAAGCAGCACGTTAACAAAAGCTACAACAGATAACTAAAAACCAGTCGTTCATTATATCATCCGTGTAACGTAGCATTACATATCTGTGTCTTAACGAAAGGTGACAGGACAGTTGAATTGACATATCAGCTGAAACACACATGAAACGgtattaaattttaaatgctaaaacaTACAAATGAAAACTTCAACATCCGACTcaggtatgaatgagtgagttattatttagcttcacatcggcaatatttcagccatatcatgacgagaacaatctagtttatatgaaattgaAAATCAATAGACTCTGAGTTAAAAACATGTCACTGAAAGACAATAAaagtactagattatcacagctatcgaaatttaaaactagtaggCTATCATAGACCCTAAatgtatttacaccatcccttcagccattggtgATAGAGGGTAAATCTAGGAATGCATTAAAAGTACACATATTCTAACTTACTTGAAACGTGTTGGGACTTACTTACTCTCTCGGGATGACAAGAATTCTACAATTCTTCAAccctctttgagggtacagccactaacaatcacaGTTGTTATTCTGAACTACGAGTCATAAAACTTTATCTGTTTACAAAACTTCTATCAATATTCATTTAACAATCTATCTCTTTTAATCAGATATGAACCAGAACACCAAATGTCCAAATCATGTACACTTATATAAGTTAAGTGGTTCCTAGTTGATCACAACAGAACTGAAGAGAACAagcaacatatttgaaaaaattcATCCAAACATTTAAAATTCATTCAGGAGACAACATTCAGGCGAGTTATTCACGCATAAGGCTTAGTCGCCTAGATGTAACTCGCATGAGGATTATACTTGAAAATACCACCTGCTCCGCGGTTTCAGTCACTTTTTCTCCTCTTGTATAATTTACTCACAAACAATAAGCACTACGTATTTATACAATATGATCTCGTTTGTGTGTGGCCATTCAAATAGAACGAGAGATACTGGAAATAGTTTGCCTCTTCTTCACACAGACATTGGAGAGATATCAAATAGGTGATCCCAGGGACAAACTGAAAGAAGTAGTGGTATAatctttatatacatgtacatacagacaTAAACAAGAGTTGTACACAATATATACGGAGCCAAATATTTGGTTTGGCTTATATTCAATATTAAATTGGACATTTTGAATATCTTGGAAAATGTTCTTGTGCATACACTATCCTCAATCATGTTTATTTCTCATAGAAAATGCTGATACGTTTTTAAAATAAGAAGTGTGCAACCGTGTTGGATTCCTGCTTTCGCAATGGGTGAAATGAACAGACCACCCGCTGCTAAtatcacaggggcttgtattgatgaaaataatatgtCCTTGGTCCAACAAGCGTACACTGATATCTATATACCTACaaagaaggaaagggatgtaacgtgCACAAAGTTGTCAAGCACCCCACCCTCGATTATGGGCGAATTCTATGTggaaaattttgaaatatacagtCGCGattcttactgaaataaaagCAGATAAATTCCCTTTCGAATAAATCCTAAATTATCAAAATCGGGGCACTATGTACCGAGTAACGTTGCTTGGAACTCGGGAAAAGACTTTTTCATTTGTACGCCAAAAACCTGCCTACGAAAATCATCGCCTCTCGGAGAAGAAATACTATTTATTTCACATAAAAACACCCGATCGGCGAAAAAACATAACCTTTCCGTAATCGCTAGATATTACGCTTTCGCACCTCTCAAATGAAATAGGTTATTCTTTTACCTGCAATACACGACTTTATTGGGAAATTAGCGGTATCGAGTGACCGagtccaccatgtttgtccttcacGCTCAGTAGGTTCGCACAAACACGATATATAGCGCCacgaaataaaaataataatggtattttatgtttgaccaatcagagagcagCTCGTCATTGGTTTCAGCAATACAACATACAAGCGACGACATCGAGACCTACCACCACAAATAGGATATTTGAtagaaaggagtgagtgattACGTTTAATTTCAAGCCATgtgtaactgtacatgtatTGCAACAAAATCATGGaaggggacaccataaatgcgcttcacacattgtacccatgaaagAATCGAACCCGCATTGTCGGGGTgctgagcgaacactttatccactaggctaccccattatCCCTTTTAAATGAGACGAGTTGGATGTAAGAGAACTCATTGTAACATACTTAAACAACTCTTCTCTCCCGAGCTTCTGTATATCCCATAATTGAAAAATAAGCTTGAATTTGGAAATAGGCAAGGTCATGGCTAATACGTTTCCACCCAGAATTTGCTGTTCACCATGGATGTAATATAATGTAGCAACAAAAAGCAATGATAACTACTTCCTATGAGTCCCTCTCACCATCCAACTCCCATGCACATTTATGATATTCATGTAAGATAAGCACTCTCTTCTACTTCCGTAAATTCTCACAAAGTCACAAAATTGTGTGATGTCACAGGATGGCTTATGAGCGGGGTGTGCTGTTCTCTGGGACATCCATATATGGAGCTACAGGAGGCAGAACGTCACCATATTTCTGCAACAATTCCACAGCTAGGGCCAGGGCGCGTGAGGCGTTGTCTGTAATCACTGTGTTCGCCAGACCACGTGTCCAGGTGTTGTGATATGAAGATAACTTCCGGTATGAGTTGTCAATCAACACGTGAGGAATGTCCAGTAATGTGCTGAGAATATGGCCATGTAGTCTGTCTGTAATGACAACACGACCTCTCTGGAGAAATATCAAGCCATTATTGGCCATCAGGAAAGCAGTTTCCATTGTTGTATTTCCTTTTGGTGTTTTCCAGCCCCACCAATCTGAACAGTGTACTGTAATCCCTGACGGAAGTTTTGGCAATTTATATCCCGGAGTCTCTTCGTCTGAACGTTTCAAccacaaaatatcaaaagaaggggagataaatctTGGAACAGCCCCAATCTGAAAGGCCATATCTGGAGCCATCATTAGTGTGGCATTACCTTTGAAGTAAGTCTTTGCGTATCCCAAAGACTGCCTGTCCCTTAGTATCATGGTGAAGTTCCCTTGGTTCGTGTACAATTTCTTACAAAATTCAAGATCTTTATCAGAATGTTTCCTGAGAAAGATACTCTGGGGAAACAACACCATCTTAAAGTTTGAAAACCTTTGGAATATTTTTTGGCGTAGTTTATCATTTTGAGAATATCCCACCAGGTTTCCACCTCCATGAATTAACACAACAAGGTCATTGTGGGAATAGCTTGAGGTCAGGTTCTTGGCATAGTCAAGGTTCTTATTAGTGCAAGCAAAAAAGTTACAGTAATACAAAAGTTTTATACCCAGGCGTCTCAGGAGATACACCTCACCCGTTGTTATAGCAGGGTCacctttgttttcaaaagctGCAATGTCCAATAGTATTGCATATTTGTACGGGGTCAGTAGATCAGAAAACAAGTTGAAATGAATTCTCTGCGCCTCCCTGATGACTGCAATAGACGATGTCAGGCTTGGAGAAAGTGTATCCGTTTCTTCTGCACTCAGGATTAGTTTCCTTTGTAGAATTTCAACCACGCTGGACGTGTTTATGCTTGAATTGTTACTGGAAAACTCCGGGATATACTTCGAAAATGCATTTCCTTCAAATGATTTCCCCAAGAATTCGTTGCATTTGGAAGTACTCACTGGTATGAAATATGGATGTACGTCATGGATGTTGCTTGTGCTGATGAAGGATCCAACAAAGATAGCACAGAAAGAGAGACCGGAAAGCCCCAGTAAACACCTTCCAACCATTTCTGAAAGGCAACGAGAAAGAAGAACATTATGGTTGATCACAGCCTGTATGCAAGCGAATAGGTACTAACTGAAGAGGCAGCTGTGTCATGGATGTAGACTACTTCCTGGTAGATGTCAACGACACAACTAAATATAGTGTCAACATGTattcaaaattttcatattAATGTGTAGACTAAAATTCTTAATTGCAATTACTAAATAGAGAAATACTTACTTGATTGTAGACTGATGATGGAGAAGGCGCTTCCCGTTTTGTCCAAAACATAGATAGTTAAACCACAGGTACAGATGCCAAGCCCAATGAAGTTAGGAAGCGTTGCCTCCCTTTGTCCTGCTGAGTAGAGCATGAGTACTACGAGGACCCTCTTAAAGATGTTGGCGACAGAGTGACTGACTATGGACATGTAGAGAAGCACGACGTTGGTTGAGATGTAGGAGTAGATGACGTGGAAGACGCTGGAGCACAGTCCTGTGTTAACcatgaataaaacatacgcTGAAAGAAAGTTTTGTGAAGTAAAGTAGTTAGTGCCCAGAGCCAAGGCAACACAAACAGCTGCAATGCTGAAGACAAATCCCTTTGATCTCAGCTGAATGTTTGAATTGGAAAAGTCCTTCTGTTCCAGCTTGATAGCCACGTTTCTGAAGGCCAGGATTAGATTGGACGTGAAGGCCACGGCAATACCAGCAGCTGTCAAGGGCGTGTTAAAGGAATTTGCACAGAAACCAATAGCGCCACCTATGATGATAGGAAGAGTAATATAGACGGACGGTGGTAGAGATGTTCCTAAAGTCAGACGCTGAATAATGGCACTTGTCACTGGTTCCAGGAGCTTTATGGCAAATGTTGACGACGCATGTACCATCGTCATGCTGTAGTTTGTTGCCATGGTAGCCAATGTGTGGCAGGAAACCTTCACCCATAATACCCTTTTGGCCTCTGTGGAACGTGGGTGCCACAGACGTAGATCGGTGAGTAGACAGCACATGCTAACCTGACACAGTGTAATGATAAACGCCCATAAAAACCCATTATCTTGGAAGTTGGCAGATGTCTTCAGGAAGAGATAGGTAGACTGATGGCAAAGGAACGACGTCACGGCCCAGCTGATGAATGTTGCGGAACCAAAGACGTACGACCGCTGGAAATGATATTCATTACGCAATTTAGATTACACTGATAATTTGCATTTTAATATTAATA
Proteins encoded:
- the LOC137294903 gene encoding uncharacterized protein produces the protein MCCLLTDLRLWHPRSTEAKRVLWVKVSCHTLATMATNYSMTMVHASSTFAIKLLEPVTSAIIQRLTLGTSLPPSVYITLPIIIGGAIGFCANSFNTPLTAAGIAVAFTSNLILAFRNVAIKLEQKDFSNSNIQLRSKGFVFSIAAVCVALALGTNYFTSQNFLSAYVLFMVNTGLCSSVFHVIYSYISTNVVLLYMSIVSHSVANIFKRVLVVLMLYSAGQREATLPNFIGLGICTCGLTIYVLDKTGSAFSIISLQSKMVGRCLLGLSGLSFCAIFVGSFISTSNIHDVHPYFIPVSTSKCNEFLGKSFEGNAFSKYIPEFSSNNSSINTSSVVEILQRKLILSAEETDTLSPSLTSSIAVIREAQRIHFNLFSDLLTPYKYAILLDIAAFENKGDPAITTGEVYLLRRLGIKLLYYCNFFACTNKNLDYAKNLTSSYSHNDLVVLIHGGGNLVGYSQNDKLRQKIFQRFSNFKMVLFPQSIFLRKHSDKDLEFCKKLYTNQGNFTMILRDRQSLGYAKTYFKGNATLMMAPDMAFQIGAVPRFISPSFDILWLKRSDEETPGYKLPKLPSGITVHCSDWWGWKTPKGNTTMETAFLMANNGLIFLQRGRVVITDRLHGHILSTLLDIPHVLIDNSYRKLSSYHNTWTRGLANTVITDNASRALALAVELLQKYGDVLPPVAPYMDVPENSTPRS